The window gaaattagtcagagaaagacaaaaatcagatgacttcacttATAGGAGGACTTTAAGTGAACACCAGTGTTTTAACATAGAGAGGTCCACACAAAATCCAGATTCCTGGTTACTCTCgaaaaatgaaaagatctgaAACCACAGAGCCAACATCTTGCATGAGAGCAGTGGGCCAAAGTGTACTGGGGTCTTGCCTTTCCTTGGGTCATTTGCTCTCCAGATGACATTGGccacggggagggggaggagtgggtTATAGGATGTTGCCATTGCTCAGTATGGGTGTTTTTGATTCTTTGAGATCTGTAGTTGCGCTCTTAGGTGATTTCTGGGGTGGATTTGACCCACTGGAGTTTTCAAGGACAAAGTTCTGTCTTGTGGAAGGTCTATTCCTTCTTTGACTGTTATTCAACTCATCAGGTACTTGGGTTTATTGGAATCATTTGTGATACAGGAGGCTGTGGCTCTTCCTCAGGCAATGGGGTGTGGTGGTGACAGGCACGTGGACTTGTGTTTTTCAGGCTCATATCCCCTCATGGCAGTGTCAAATGCAGTGAGTGGCCCCGTGCGGGGCTCGCTGACCGTGCAGTGTCGCTATGAACCCGGGTGGGAGACCTACAAGAAGTGGTGGTGTCGAGGAGCTAATTGGGAGAACTGCCGTATCCTTGTGAAAACCAATGGATCAGGGGAGAAAGCAAAGGGTAACCAAGTGTCCATCCAGGACAATCAGAAAATGCACATGTTCACCGTGACCATGGAGGAGCTCAGGTGGAACGATGCAGACACCTATTGGTGTGGGATTGAGAAATCTGGAACTGACCTTGGGGTCAAAGTCAAAGTGACCATTGACCCAGGTAAGAGTATGTGTAAGTGTGGCTGTGTGTCTTTAGAGCCTGCTCTGTCCTGGGCCCTGAGGTTCCTCTCCAGTGACTTCAGTGTCACTCAGAGTGAACTGTCACACAGGGTGGTTGAGTCCTGAGTTCTCCTAGAACCTGACTGATCCCTTGGGGCTTCTCTTAGATGCTCTCATGGCTCCCAGTACCTCCTCCAGGACTGGATCAAGCCTTTCTGGGCATGTGTTTCTCTGCACAATGCAGTGTCTGAGTCTATTGCCCACAGAGAGCAAGGTGATGGTCCCAGTTTCAGCCCATAGGCCAAAGGGACCTCCTTCCATGGGACCCAGAGACTCCAATTCCTGCCAATGCTTTCCTGGACCTCTGGTACCCTGTGTTCCTGCTCTTTCTGGACTGGGACTTCATAGTGGCTATTCCCACCCTCTGCTCCATATCCAGTGTCAGAGGGAAAGGGCCCCAGCATAGTTGTGGTGGTGTAGTTGATTTCTGAGGTCCAGAATGGCCTCCATAGTCAAAGCGCTGTTTAAATCTATCAAATACTTTTTGTCCGTATCtatgagatgatcatatgatttttctcctttagtctGTTAATGTGGCATATTATACTTATTAATATTCTCATGTTCAAACAATtttgcattcttgggataaaccCAACTTGGTGATGATGTATTATCTTGCCTATATATCCCTGGATACAGCTTGCTGATTTTTGGTTGCAgacttttgcatttatgttcatgagtGGATTTGCCTATAATATTTCTTATTGCACTGTCCTTGTCaggttttgaaatcaagattATGCTAGATTCATAAATGGATTTGGGATTACCTCTTCTTTTCCTATGTCCTGGAATTTTTTGTGTAAGATagacattatttcttccttaaatgtttagtggAAATTTCCATTGAAGCTCTATGTGTCTGGAGTTTCCCTTTGGAGAGgtgttttacttatttgtatgtaagctctacacccagcagGAGGCTTGAATTCctgatgctgagatcaagagtagcattttcttttttttttttcttcaacatttttttttttttttttatttttgggacagagagagacagcgcatgaacgggggaggggcagagagagagggagacacagaatcggaaacaggctccaggctccgagccatcggcccagagcctgacgcggggctcgaactcacagaccgcgagatcgtgacctggctgaagtcggacgcttaaccgactgcgccacccaggcgccccaagagtagcATTTTCTAAGGACTGAGTGAGCCAGGTGCCTGTTGGAGagttttttaataatgaatatgATTCATTTAAATAGTTGTAAGAtgattcaggttttctatttctctttgttcctattttagCACATTACATAATTTTTGCTAGAGATTTTTTATTTCGCCCTGAGTTTCAAATTTATTGGCTTAAACTTGGTTAGATATCCTTTTATTATCCTGTACCCTAATTATCTTACCTTCTTATATATGCACAGGATATTGTGTGAATACCCTTTTTCATCCCTGGTATCAATTATTCAGATCTCTCCTTTTATCATGAATATCtttctaggttttgtttttgtaaaaaaaagcaattgttgGCTTTTTGGTCTTCTCtgttttatatttccttcctacttcaaattaatgtttttcttttcttcatatattttcttccttctcctttcctctgcaaGTGACCATGCAATGTCACTATGGCCCAGAGTGGGAGACCTATGTGAGGTCCTGGTGTCAAGACGCTGATTTGAGTAGCTGCAACATCGTTGTTCAAACCACTGGATCAGAGTTGAAGAAGAACCATGTGTCCATCAATCAGAAAAAGTGCACATTCTCCATGCTCATATGGGGGAAGTAAaacaacttttgaaaaaaatgagctGGTGTTTTTCTGAGTTGCTCCCAGGCG of the Neofelis nebulosa isolate mNeoNeb1 chromosome 16, mNeoNeb1.pri, whole genome shotgun sequence genome contains:
- the LOC131498145 gene encoding CMRF35-like molecule 7 isoform X1, which codes for MWLFLVLFLPIVQGSYPLMAVSNAVSGPVRGSLTVQCRYEPGWETYKKWWCRGANWENCRILVKTNGSGEKAKGNQVSIQDNQKMHMFTVTMEELRWNDADTYWCGIEKSGTDLGVKVKVTIDPVTMQCHYGPEWETYVRSWCQDADLSSCNIVVQTTGSELKKNHVSINQKKCTFSMLIWGK
- the LOC131498145 gene encoding CMRF35-like molecule 7 isoform X2 yields the protein MWLFLVLFLPIVQGSYPLMAVSNAVSGPVRGSLTVQCRYEPGWETYKKWWCRGANWENCRILVKTNGSGEKAKGNQVSIQDNQKMHMFTVTMEELRWNDADTYWCGIEKSGTDLGVKVKVTIDPVTMQCHYGPGWETYVRSWCPDADLSSCTIVVQTAGSELKKHLVSINQRKGTFSMAIRGE
- the LOC131498145 gene encoding CMRF35-like molecule 5 isoform X3, which gives rise to MAVSNAVSGPVRGSLTVQCRYEPGWETYKKWWCRGANWENCRILVKTNGSGEKAKGNQVSIQDNQKMHMFTVTMEELRWNDADTYWCGIEKSGTDLGVKVKVTIDPVTMQCHYGPEWETYVRSWCQDADLSSCNIVVQTTGSELKKNHVSINQKKCTFSMLIWGK